CCACAGATAGATGGAAAGGCTATTTCCCAATGGAACCGCATAGAGGTTTCCTCTGGCAGTAAGCTCACTTTTGGTTTTATCTCGGGGGGATCGCGCTTTTATATTGCCTTCCGAGGTGGAATTAATGTTCCTGTGGTGTTGGGTTCCCGCTCCACATACACTTTGTGCAGACTAGGAGGATTCCAGGGTCGTAAGTTAGAAAGTGGTGATGAGCTTAGTCTTTTCCCCGACAGCTCAAGCAGGGCACTACCAGTCTGTGACACCCTTGAAAAATCCCTACGTCCGGAGTTCTCTAAAGAGCAAACCGTGCGAGTCCTCCCCGGTCTTTATGATCACAAGCTCACCTCCCTTGGGTTAACCAACCTTTTCGAAAAAACCTGGTACCTCACCCCCGTCGCCGACCGTGGTGGCCTCAGGTACGACGGGCCAGGCGTGGAGTGGAATGACACCCCTCAACCCTTTGGCGCTGGCTCCGATCCCTCCAACATTGTGGATGCCGGTTATGCCGTGGGTTCCATCCAAATCCCTGGTGGTACCAAACCCATAATCTTGCACCGAGATGCGGTATCCGGAGGTGGT
This genomic interval from Corynebacterium poyangense contains the following:
- a CDS encoding 5-oxoprolinase subunit C family protein encodes the protein MNNIRVLNPGLMTTVQDLGRFGYYHLGIPQSGAMDNYSAQAANALVGNAPEAALLECTYMGPEIEFLQEATIAITGAPVEPQIDGKAISQWNRIEVSSGSKLTFGFISGGSRFYIAFRGGINVPVVLGSRSTYTLCRLGGFQGRKLESGDELSLFPDSSSRALPVCDTLEKSLRPEFSKEQTVRVLPGLYDHKLTSLGLTNLFEKTWYLTPVADRGGLRYDGPGVEWNDTPQPFGAGSDPSNIVDAGYAVGSIQIPGGTKPIILHRDAVSGGGYAMVGTVISADMDVISRAAPGTSTHFQKVDLDEALAARKEYQRSLAKLWEIFS